One Amaranthus tricolor cultivar Red isolate AtriRed21 chromosome 1, ASM2621246v1, whole genome shotgun sequence DNA window includes the following coding sequences:
- the LOC130805582 gene encoding transmembrane 9 superfamily member 12, which yields MAFSMKRTLQIDRVFVCFFLFSYVCNGFYLPGTYMHSYSVQDEIYAKVNSLTSIETELPFSYYSLPYCKPHDGVKKSAENLGELLMGDQIDNSPYRFRMNVNESIFLCITSPLSEQEVKLLKQRTRDLYQVNMMLDNLPAMRYATQNGVKIQWTGFPIGYSPPNSNDDYIINHLKFRVLIHEYEGNTVEIIGTGEEGMGVISEADKKKTSGYEIVGFEVIPCSVKRDPDEMSKLHMYDNINSINCPMELDKSQIIREHERVAFTYEVEFVKSNTRWPSRWDAYLKMEGARVHWFSILNSLMVIFFLAGIVFVIFLRTVRRDLTRYEELDKEAQAQMNEELSGWKLVVGDVFREPEHSKLLCVMVGDGVQITGMAVVTIVFAALGFMSPASRGMLLTGMVIIYLLLGTVAGYAGVYLWKTIKGTPDGWRSVAWWNACFFPGIVFVILTFLNFLLWGSKSTGAIPISLYFILLSLWFCISVPLTLFGGFLATRAEPIQYPVRTNQIPREIPARKYPSWLLVLGAGTLPFGTLFIELFFILSSIWLGRFYYVFGFLFVVLVLLVIVCAEVSVVLTYMHLCVEDWRWWWKAFFASGSVAVYVFLYSINYLVFDLQSLSGPVSAILYLGYSLIMAVAIMLSTGTIGFFMSFYFVHYLFSSVKID from the coding sequence ATGGCTTTTTCTATGAAAAGGACGTTGCAAATCGATCGGGTTTTCGTGTGCTTCTTCCTCTTCTCGTATGTTTGTAATGGGTTTTATTTGCCTGGGACTTATATGCACTCTTACTCCGTTCAAGATGAAATATATGCGAAAGTTAATTCGCTAACCTCCATTGAGACCGAGCTTCCCTTTAGCTATTACAGTCTTCCTTATTGTAAGCCACATGATGGCGTCAAGAAAAGTGCGGAGAATCTTGGGGAGCTTCTCATGGGAGATCAGATCGATAACTCTCCGTACCGTTTTCGAATGAATGTTAACGAGTCTATTTTCCTGTGTATAACAAGTCCTCTTAGTGAGCAGGAGGTGAAACTTTTGAAACAGAGAACTAGAGATTTGTATCAGGTTAACATGATGTTGGATAATCTCCCTGCAATGAGATATGCAACCCAAAATGGTGTTAAGATTCAATGGACCGGGTTTCCCATTGGTTACTCTCCACCTAACAGTAATGATGATTACATCATCAATCATCTCAAGTTTAGGGTTTTGATTCACGAGTATGAAGGGAACACTGTGGAGATCATTGGTACAGGGGAGGAAGGTATGGGAGTGATTTCTGAAGCTGACAAGAAGAAAACTTCTGGTTATGAGATTGTTGGTTTTGAGGTGATTCCCTGCAGTGTTAAGCGTGACCCTGATGAAATGTCAAAACTTCACATGTATGATAATATTAATTCAATTAACTGTCCGATGGAGCTTGACAAGTCACAAATCATAAGAGAGCATGAGAGAGTCGCATTTACTTACGAGGTTGAGTTTGTAAAGAGTAATACCAGATGGCCATCTAGATGGGATGCATACCTGAAAATGGAAGGTGCACGAGTGCATTGGTTTTCTATATTGAATTCGCTTATGGTGATCTTTTTCTTGGCTGGTATTgtgtttgttatatttttgagGACCGTAAGAAGAGATTTGACCAGATATGAGGAATTGGACAAAGAAGCTCAAGCACAGATGAATGAGGAGCTGTCAGGATGGAAGCTTGTTGTGGGTGATGTCTTTAGGGAACCAGAACATTCTAAGCTATTATGTGTGATGGTCGGAGATGGTGTCCAGATTACAGGAATGGCAGTCGTGACTATTGTGTTTGCAGCTCTTGGTTTCATGTCACCAGCATCTAGGGGAATGCTATTGACAGGGATGGTTATCATCTATCTTTTGCTGGGAACTGTTGCTGGCTATGCTGGTGTATATTTATGGAAGACTATCAAGGGAACACCAGACGGTTGGAGGTCAGTTGCCTGGTGGAATGCTTGCTTTTTCCCTGGGATTGTCTTTGTAATCCTCACATTCCTGAATTTCCTCTTATGGGGAAGCAAGAGTACAGGCGCTATACCAATCTCTTTGTATTTTATCCTTCTCTCTCTCTGGTTTTGCATTTCTGTGCCGCTCACTCTCTTCGGAGGCTTTCTTGCAACACGAGCTGAGCCTATTCAGTATCCAGTCCGAACCAATCAGATCCCTAGAGAAATTCCTGCACGAAAATACCCTTCATGGTTGCTCGTTTTGGGAGCTGGTACCCTTCCGTTTGGCACTCTGTTTATTGAACTGTTCTTCATTTTGTCCAGCATCTGGCTTGGAAGGTTCTACTATGTCTTTGGCTTCTTATTTGTGGTATTGGTATTACTGGTAATTGTTTGCGCTGAGGTCTCTGTTGTCCTGACTTACATGCATCTTTGTGTTGAAGATTGGCGATGGTGGTGGAAAGCATTTTTTGCTTCCGGTTCTGTTGCTGTCTACGTCTTCCTTTACTCCATTAATTACTTAGTTTTTGACCTCCAGAGTCTTAGTGGACCTGTTTCAGCCATTCTCTATCTGGGCTATTCTTTGATAATGGCAGTCGCGATTATGTTATCAACTGGCACCATTGGTTTCTTTATGTCCTTTTACTTCGTCCATTATCTGTTCTCATCGGTAAAGATTGATTAA
- the LOC130805589 gene encoding uncharacterized protein LOC130805589 isoform X1 has product MIHLLFSVIFMEMAGILLLLFRTPLRKLVIMGLDRMKRGRGPVVITTVGGTVLVLLASTVSNIISIQQREIEPGTINPTDQILFTRALLDASLMGFILFLGLMMDRLHHYIRELRLLRKTMEAVKKQNRSFDDAKNGSSEELKAMEEEVATLKSRIKTLESECAAKTDEVKAAESKSEALKKQSEGLLLEYDRLLEDNQSLRSQLQEIGHSDGKKNM; this is encoded by the exons ATGATTCACCTATTATTCTCTGTGATCTTCATGGAAATGGCAGGAATTCTGCTACTTCTGTTCAGAACTCCATTAAGAAAGCTGGTAATCATGGGTTTAGATCGGATGAAACGAGGTAGAGGACCTGTTGTCATCACTACTGTTGGCGGTACTGTTTTGGTGTTGCTGGCTTCAACTGTCTCTAATATTATCTCAATTCAGCAGCGTGAAATTGAGCCTGGTACCATCAATCCTACCGACCAGATTTTGTTTACTCGTGCTCTTCTTGATGCTTCTCTTATGG GATTCATCCTGTTCCTTGGACTGATGATGGACAGATTGCATCATTATATTAGAGAACTCCGCTTACTTAGAAAGACGATGGAGGCTGTAAAGAAACAAAACCGAAGTTTTGATGATGCCAAGAATGGAAGTTCAGAGGAGCTCAAAGCCATGGAGGAGGAAGTTGCTACTCTGAAGTCTAGGATTAAGACCCTCGAATCTGAATGTGCGGCAAAAACGGATGAAGTAAAGGCTGCTGAATCTAAATCTGAGGCATTGAAAAAGCAATCCGAAGGTCTACTCCTTGAATATGATCGGTTGCTTGAGGACAACCAGAGTCTTCGTAGCCAGTTGCAGGAAATTGGTCATTCTGATGGCAAGAAAAACATGTAA
- the LOC130805589 gene encoding uncharacterized protein LOC130805589 isoform X2, translating to MGLDRMKRGRGPVVITTVGGTVLVLLASTVSNIISIQQREIEPGTINPTDQILFTRALLDASLMGFILFLGLMMDRLHHYIRELRLLRKTMEAVKKQNRSFDDAKNGSSEELKAMEEEVATLKSRIKTLESECAAKTDEVKAAESKSEALKKQSEGLLLEYDRLLEDNQSLRSQLQEIGHSDGKKNM from the exons ATGGGTTTAGATCGGATGAAACGAGGTAGAGGACCTGTTGTCATCACTACTGTTGGCGGTACTGTTTTGGTGTTGCTGGCTTCAACTGTCTCTAATATTATCTCAATTCAGCAGCGTGAAATTGAGCCTGGTACCATCAATCCTACCGACCAGATTTTGTTTACTCGTGCTCTTCTTGATGCTTCTCTTATGG GATTCATCCTGTTCCTTGGACTGATGATGGACAGATTGCATCATTATATTAGAGAACTCCGCTTACTTAGAAAGACGATGGAGGCTGTAAAGAAACAAAACCGAAGTTTTGATGATGCCAAGAATGGAAGTTCAGAGGAGCTCAAAGCCATGGAGGAGGAAGTTGCTACTCTGAAGTCTAGGATTAAGACCCTCGAATCTGAATGTGCGGCAAAAACGGATGAAGTAAAGGCTGCTGAATCTAAATCTGAGGCATTGAAAAAGCAATCCGAAGGTCTACTCCTTGAATATGATCGGTTGCTTGAGGACAACCAGAGTCTTCGTAGCCAGTTGCAGGAAATTGGTCATTCTGATGGCAAGAAAAACATGTAA